The segment GGTAAGAAAACTTATTTCTCCCATATCAGTCTTGGTGTTTATTCCCAGATAACTAAACGGGAAAACAAAGCTCACAAGAAAGTGATCGGCAAACTCGCTTATTTGTGGCCGTTGCTGAAAGAAATACGCCAACACCGCGCGTGGAAGTTCAAGATCGAAGCCCCCGAAATCAAAGAGACTCTCTCCGCCTCGTTGGTGATGGTGGCTAACGTGGGGAATTCTGGTTTTGGCGAAATGAAATGGGGAGAAGGGATCGAACCGGATGATGAGCATCTTGATCTGTGTCTGATTCGTGGTCGTGGTATCGGAGCGTATACAGAACTTGTTTGGAAAGCGATGCGAAAACATCCCGAAGAAACGAGCCATATCGATTTTTATAAAATCGGATCGAGTATCCGAATTAGTGCCGATTCCAATTTACCCGTTCGAGCGGACGGAGGCCTCATTGGGGAACATGATGTGGAAATAAAAGTAGTGAAACGCGCAGTTCCGGTTATCGTTCCAGCAGTGGAAAAGGCCCAATAAAGAGACGTTCCCATCAGGTAATATGGAGGTTAACGATTCAGTTACCGCGACGATATCTCTGTCGAATTCCAGTCTGAAATCTCTGGCTGGCAGTCGAGTGTTCTCAACGCTGGTTTGGGAAAGCGATACTGACTGACCTGGCAGAAACGGGCTGATTTATCGAAGTAGAGCCAGTGGGTGATCTGAACTGTATGCTCATTAAGATCAATCACGTTAAACGAATTCTTTTCCCGCTCTCGTGCCCTGCCCCGACGGGAGGTGGATGTTCCACATTGCACGATAATCATCCCCCGTTCCAGGATTTCATTTCCGGCATAGACATCAAGCGAGTTCCCAATATAGGCCCGATGTAAATGGCCTCCCAGAATGAGATCGACCTGAAGGCGGTTGAACCTGTCGAGGGCTCGTTTCGCTTTCGGCATGACGTCGCTCCCTTCGTAATCGGGAGCGGGGGCGAAGTGGTGATGGGCGACGACGATTCTCCAATCCGATTCTTCAGCGTCGTCCAACTCTTTCGCAGCGAAATCGAGCTGTTCAC is part of the Polystyrenella longa genome and harbors:
- a CDS encoding metallophosphoesterase family protein: MTRLIQFSDLHFGPPYVEKVGNLLPDLAHELDSDAIIISGDFTQNCREEEFQAAHDFLKQLPDVPTLTIPGNHDVPKYYDILGRLNNPYDFYRKYINEDLDVSFQLPGVRIVGLNSTKPLRTIKNGRISREQLDFAAKELDDAEESDWRIVVAHHHFAPAPDYEGSDVMPKAKRALDRFNRLQVDLILGGHLHRAYIGNSLDVYAGNEILERGMIIVQCGTSTSRRGRAREREKNSFNVIDLNEHTVQITHWLYFDKSARFCQVSQYRFPKPALRTLDCQPEISDWNSTEISSR
- a CDS encoding diacylglycerol/lipid kinase family protein: MDDQRSKKIKRIFFVVNNKAGNADEQELRDLVEDKMTSQGIQCEYFVREAKGQSRRKATRKALDDGFQVVIAVGGDGTVSKVADELQGSDAELGVVPNGSANLIARGLQLPLDIGESLDVINERVNKRWLDGMRVGKKTYFSHISLGVYSQITKRENKAHKKVIGKLAYLWPLLKEIRQHRAWKFKIEAPEIKETLSASLVMVANVGNSGFGEMKWGEGIEPDDEHLDLCLIRGRGIGAYTELVWKAMRKHPEETSHIDFYKIGSSIRISADSNLPVRADGGLIGEHDVEIKVVKRAVPVIVPAVEKAQ